The genomic segment TCATACTGGTTGGGCGGCGAGTAGAGATTGCCTCGCGAAAGAGACAAGCCACGGACGTCCAGAGGTTCCCGAGCCCGGCTGGCCGTCGGCGAAAAGACCGAACCGTTGATAGCCACCTGACACTTGAACTCCTTCAGAAACTCAGAGGGAGCGCGGGCGTTGCAGTCCAGGGGCTCATCGCCATTTGAGGGGGTGACGAGAAAGTCAATCGTCGGCTCGCGGCAGTCGACGCGGACTGCCCGGATCTGCATCGGCCTGGGAATGGACGTAGATGCCCGACACATCTCGACGCCGACAAAAAGAGGTTGCCAGAGACCGATCTGTTCGCCCGGTCCGGTAGCAGGCACCGGTGACGTCAGAGGCTCAGGGTGTTCAGGCTCCAGCCGGCTGATGACCATCAGCGCGATCGCCGGCAACCCGCCGAGAATCAAGACGGCAACAGGTATCTTGAATCGCGAAAACCGTTCCACACACGTCCCTCGCTCGCGCTGCTGACCGGTGAATCACTACCCTTCTTATCGGCTGGAAATGAGCATCCTGTTGATGAACGCGGCACTGGACCAGCCGAGCCGACACCGGCTCGGCTTGCGGTTCCTCGGCAACATCAACCAGGCCGGCAGGACGCCCGGTGCAGGTTTCGACGGCTCTCGGCCGCGTGGGCATGGCTGTCGGGGTTCAGGTGACGCGGTCGACGGGGTTTGCGGTTTGCGTGTAGAATAGTCGACCGTTCTATGCCCCTACGGAGACGAGATGAGCAATAAGAAACTCTACGGCATCTTCACCCCGAACATGGTCCCGTTGGACGATCGGGGCCGGATCAATGAGCCTGAACTGCGTCGCATTGTCGACTGGCTGATCGAAAAAGGCATCTCCGGCTTGTATCCCAACGGAAGCACGGGCGAATTCACCCGCTTCAGTTTCGAGGAGCGCAAAGAAATCGTCCGGATCGTCGCCGAGCAGAACGCGGGGCGACGGTTCCTACTGGCCGGCGCCGCCGAGGCCAATGTCGAGAAGACCATTGAGGCGGCGGCCTACTACCATTCCTTGGGCGCCACGGCCGTGGCCATCGTCGCCCCCTTCTACTACAAGATCAGCCAGGAGGGGGTGTACGCCTATTTCAGCGAGATCGCCCGCAACAGCCCCATTGATTTGACGTTGTACAACATCCCCCAGTTCGCCAACGACATCAGCAACGACACGATCAAGCGTCTGGCCGCCGAGCATCCACGGATCATCGGCATCAAGGATTCCAGCCGCGATTTGCCAAAATACGTAAACATGATGCATGAGATCAGGCCGATCCGCCCTGATTTCGTCTTTCTGATCGGCTGCGAGGAGATCCTGTTGCCCTCGATGATCATGGGAGGCGACGGTGGAACCGTGGCCACCAGCGGCGTCGTGCCCGAGGTGGTCATGAAGCTTTACAACCTGACGATGGCCGGACGCATCGAAGAAGCACGGCAGGTCCAGTACGCTCTGCTCGACCTGATCAAGATGATCATCTTCGGTGCCGACTTCCCCGAAGCCGTGCGACAAGCAGTGGGGCTGCGCGGGTTCAAGATGGGGCGCGGACGCCAGCCGCTGTCGCCTTCGCAGCAGTTCAGCCTGGAGGATGTCGCCCGAACCGTCCAGTGCATCCTCAACCAGTTCGGCCTGACCGATGCCCCGCCCGGAGGTTGCGATCCGCTCCCGCTGGGCCTCGATCGACAATCGCTCGACCAGATCGTGCAGGACGTGCTCCGCGGCCTGCGGACCAAGAGGAATTGACCGTCCATGCGGACGCAACGTACCCTGGAAGACGTGCGCACAATGACGGACTCGCCCGGCAAGACAGCATCGAGGTCGCCGCAGCGACCGAGACCTGCCGCGCGGTCAGGACGGCGGCAGGTCTTCGCCGCCTTTGACGATTCCGACCGTGCTCTGCCGGTTGCACGCGCGCCCTTGCCGTGTCTGCCGCTCTTCACCGGCCCCCACGCCCCAACCCCCGGCCCTTCACCTGGGCCACATGAACATCGACTCGTTACAGGGGGTGTCCGGTGAACGCTATGATCCTACCCAACCTGGAGAGCGTCGGTTTTGTTGAGGTGATGGGCCTCGGCACATCCCTGGTCGTCGCCGACGTCATGGCCAAGGCCGCGAACGTGACCATAGCCGGAATTGAGTCCAACGCCCTCGGCGGCATGGGTGTCAAAGTCACCGGCAGCACCGGTGATGTGCGGGCCTCCGTCGAGGCCGGTTGGGCGATTGCCGAGCAGATGCACGCGGGGATCAACCGAACCGTCTGGCCGAACTACTCGGCCCAGGCCGACTTCCTCGTTCACTCGAAGCAGGAGTTCAACGCTCTGCTTGAAGCCAATGATCATCTTCTGCCGCCGGATGCCAACCTGCCGGCCGGCAGTACCATGAAAGGAACGGACAACACCATGGCGAAACCGGATGCGATCGGGTTTATCGAGACGCAGGGCCTCGTCGGCATGATGGAGGCGGCGGACGTGATGCTCAAGGCCGCAAACGTCGAGATCATCGGCAAGGAGAAGATCGGCGCCGCTTACGTCACCGTGATGGTCAGAGGCGACGTCGCCGCCGTGAAAACCGCTGTCGAGGCGGGCGCCGCCGCGGTCAACAGCCTCGGGGGCAAACTCATCCTGGCCCATGTGATTCCGCGACCGCACGAGGGCCTGACCAGACTGTTGCCGGCGTGAAGTCGTGCCCCATGGTATCCGAACTGGACGGCTTTCATGACCAGGAACACACTTCCCCAACCTGCAACCCGGCCGGCAGGCATCCGACACGGCATTGTCGTCTTCCTGGCGGCCTTCATGGCCATGCTGCCTGCACTGCGGGGCGGTTTCATCGAGGGGGATGATGAACAACTTGTCCTCAACTTCGTTCTCGTCAGCCGGCCGTCATTGTCCCACGCCCTCGAGTTGCTCACTCTTGAACCGCACCGATACCTCTACCAACCCGTTCCGATGCTCAGCTTCGCGGCGGAGTTCGCCCTGCTCAAAGCCGTCGGCCTCAGTGCCCTGCCGGACGCCCCGAACTCCGGCACCTGGCTGTTCCACCTGACCAACGTTCTCATCCACGCCGCCGCCGCCCTCCTTGTGTGGCGGCTGATACGTCGTTTGCATCCTGACCCGCTTGTCGCGCTGGTCGCCGGTATTCTGTTTGCGGTTCATCCGATGGGCTCCGAGCCGACCGCCTGGGTTTGTGGACGGATGATCTCGCTGTCGGCGCTCTTCTCACTGCTTTCACTGAATCTGCTTGATGCTTGGGAAGAACGGCCGCGCATCGGGCTGGCTCTGCTTGTGCTCGCAGCGGTGGTGCTGGCCATGACCAGCAAGGTCCAGGTCGGCTTGCCC from the Phycisphaerae bacterium genome contains:
- a CDS encoding dihydrodipicolinate synthase family protein, with protein sequence MSNKKLYGIFTPNMVPLDDRGRINEPELRRIVDWLIEKGISGLYPNGSTGEFTRFSFEERKEIVRIVAEQNAGRRFLLAGAAEANVEKTIEAAAYYHSLGATAVAIVAPFYYKISQEGVYAYFSEIARNSPIDLTLYNIPQFANDISNDTIKRLAAEHPRIIGIKDSSRDLPKYVNMMHEIRPIRPDFVFLIGCEEILLPSMIMGGDGGTVATSGVVPEVVMKLYNLTMAGRIEEARQVQYALLDLIKMIIFGADFPEAVRQAVGLRGFKMGRGRQPLSPSQQFSLEDVARTVQCILNQFGLTDAPPGGCDPLPLGLDRQSLDQIVQDVLRGLRTKRN
- a CDS encoding BMC domain-containing protein, with translation MAKPDAIGFIETQGLVGMMEAADVMLKAANVEIIGKEKIGAAYVTVMVRGDVAAVKTAVEAGAAAVNSLGGKLILAHVIPRPHEGLTRLLPA